One genomic window of Boudabousia tangfeifanii includes the following:
- a CDS encoding arginine deiminase family protein, with protein sequence MSFSVKNEVGQLKTVMVHRPGLEMSRLSPSNKTELLFDDVLWLKRAQEEHDKFSQKMTDQGVEVLHFQELLATSLENPQAREAALKHTLIPSQIDPRLHDGVEEHLAELDSTELAEKLVAGISASEYAPLVGADLPDDAQLFGSMVLACLPNHLFMRDSSAWYYGYGAVNRMSRPARWREALHLELIYRFHPRFAQGDWKRIEPYVYPLDKETEKQQEQYLDGLVRPTELGDNWLPQHAPDDAIFDFPEASLEGGDVLVLGNGALMIGISERTTFAGVQALAQNLLADPTVKTVLAVRLPHAREFMHLDTVMTMVDYDSFIAYQGLGMAPSVAITRGTNGQLHYLFDEGEGFYDQIARALEVPQIEVLVPFADPLTAERDQWNDACNLLALAPRKVMAYERNEAANQFLRDRGIEVLEVAGSELGRGRGGPRCMTCPVDRDE encoded by the coding sequence GTGAGTTTTTCAGTTAAAAACGAAGTTGGACAGCTTAAGACTGTCATGGTGCATCGACCCGGTCTCGAAATGAGCCGACTTTCACCTAGTAACAAAACTGAGCTGCTCTTTGATGACGTACTCTGGCTCAAACGTGCCCAAGAAGAACACGACAAGTTCTCCCAAAAAATGACCGATCAGGGCGTCGAGGTGCTGCACTTCCAAGAGTTACTGGCAACTTCGCTCGAAAACCCGCAGGCCCGCGAAGCAGCACTCAAACACACTTTGATTCCGAGCCAAATCGATCCGCGTTTGCACGATGGGGTAGAAGAACACCTCGCTGAGCTCGACTCTACTGAACTAGCTGAAAAACTCGTAGCAGGGATTAGCGCTAGCGAATATGCTCCTCTGGTCGGTGCAGACCTGCCCGATGATGCCCAGCTTTTCGGCTCCATGGTTTTGGCATGTTTACCAAACCATCTATTCATGCGCGATAGTTCAGCTTGGTACTACGGCTATGGAGCGGTTAACCGGATGTCTCGTCCGGCCCGGTGGCGCGAGGCCCTCCACCTGGAACTTATTTATCGTTTCCACCCCCGATTTGCACAAGGCGACTGGAAACGAATCGAACCTTATGTCTACCCACTGGACAAGGAAACCGAAAAGCAGCAGGAGCAATACCTAGATGGGCTAGTTCGCCCCACAGAGCTAGGAGATAACTGGTTACCTCAGCATGCTCCGGATGATGCGATTTTTGACTTCCCTGAGGCCAGTTTGGAAGGCGGTGACGTTCTCGTCCTCGGTAACGGGGCCCTAATGATCGGTATTTCAGAACGTACCACCTTTGCTGGGGTGCAAGCATTAGCGCAAAATCTCTTGGCCGACCCCACCGTGAAAACTGTTTTGGCCGTACGTCTGCCGCATGCCCGCGAGTTCATGCACCTTGATACGGTAATGACCATGGTTGACTATGACTCTTTCATCGCCTATCAGGGCCTAGGTATGGCACCAAGTGTAGCTATCACTCGCGGGACCAATGGACAGCTGCACTATCTGTTTGACGAGGGCGAAGGATTCTATGACCAGATCGCTCGCGCACTTGAGGTGCCCCAGATTGAGGTGCTTGTGCCATTCGCTGATCCACTTACTGCCGAACGTGACCAGTGGAATGATGCTTGCAACCTATTAGCTTTGGCTCCACGCAAAGTTATGGCCTACGAACGAAATGAGGCTGCTAACCAGTTCCTACGTGATCGTGGGATTGAGGTACTCGAAGTGGCTGGCTCTGAACTTGGTCGAGGCCGTGGTGGCCCGCGCTGTATGACTTGCCCGGTTGACCGAGACGAATAA
- a CDS encoding MFS transporter, protein MSPQSKPAVQRLPIGALVSLSLASFAVITSELFPAGLINVMKNDLQVSESAVGYLMSVYAFTVVITCIPLTIVTKNVERTKLLRLVVLGFAIGCLGTALVPNYSSVLVMRMVTALAHGMFWSLLSAYPAYLVPPRLVPRAVTFTSVGGSAAFILGVPFSTWLGQQLGWRGAMISLSVFMIVVWAVMLKLLPAVGIGSDHHDTSEENAAQLTEGGAATVDDLAPQGKTKRRLAPVSKGAAIGLCVTVALYVTGHYTAYTYIALIITRQLGFSPSLLSLMLLISGILGFFGSLTSGRLYEKYTVRALLAALFLASSCLLGLFFLGQGAKWAGLAVFLLWSCVAAFVPPFFVMRLLSVTPAQIRDTFSAIYNASFNAGIGSGSALGGFLLTRLALPSVIGIAGVIVMSAFVVSFFMTRITSSQTSAAR, encoded by the coding sequence GTGAGTCCTCAATCTAAACCAGCTGTGCAACGGTTGCCGATTGGCGCCCTCGTTTCACTGAGTTTGGCCTCGTTCGCGGTGATCACCTCAGAGCTGTTCCCAGCAGGTCTGATTAACGTGATGAAGAACGATCTGCAGGTAAGTGAATCTGCAGTCGGTTACCTCATGAGCGTCTATGCTTTCACCGTGGTCATTACCTGTATCCCGTTGACTATTGTGACCAAAAATGTTGAGCGCACCAAACTGCTTCGATTAGTGGTCCTAGGATTTGCAATCGGCTGCTTGGGCACAGCCTTAGTCCCCAATTACTCATCAGTCTTAGTTATGCGTATGGTGACCGCCCTAGCTCACGGCATGTTCTGGTCACTGCTTTCGGCATATCCAGCATATTTGGTACCACCTCGTTTGGTTCCACGTGCAGTCACTTTCACCTCGGTTGGTGGCTCGGCCGCTTTCATCCTCGGTGTTCCCTTCTCGACTTGGTTGGGGCAGCAGCTTGGTTGGCGTGGCGCGATGATTTCCCTTTCTGTCTTTATGATCGTAGTTTGGGCTGTCATGCTAAAACTCCTGCCGGCAGTAGGGATTGGTAGCGACCACCACGATACTTCCGAAGAGAACGCAGCCCAACTGACCGAGGGCGGAGCGGCTACCGTGGATGACCTTGCTCCACAAGGAAAAACTAAACGTCGTTTGGCCCCGGTTTCCAAAGGGGCAGCAATTGGACTATGTGTCACCGTTGCGTTATACGTGACCGGACACTATACCGCCTACACCTACATCGCCCTAATCATTACCCGCCAGTTGGGCTTCTCCCCCAGTTTGCTATCACTGATGCTACTTATTTCAGGCATCTTGGGATTCTTCGGTTCACTCACTAGCGGTCGCTTATATGAAAAGTACACGGTCCGAGCACTCTTAGCAGCCCTTTTCTTAGCATCCTCTTGCCTACTTGGACTCTTCTTCTTGGGACAAGGAGCTAAATGGGCTGGACTTGCTGTCTTCCTGCTCTGGAGTTGTGTGGCTGCATTCGTCCCCCCATTCTTCGTCATGCGTTTGCTTTCGGTCACGCCTGCACAGATTCGCGATACCTTCTCGGCTATCTACAATGCGTCCTTCAACGCTGGGATTGGTTCTGGTTCCGCCCTCGGCGGCTTCCTCCTTACCCGTTTGGCCTTGCCTTCAGTTATTGGTATCGCCGGAGTCATCGTCATGTCAGCTTTCGTGGTTTCTTTCTTCATGACTAGGATTACTAGTTCGCAGACTTCTGCTGCGCGTTAA
- a CDS encoding Cof-type HAD-IIB family hydrolase, giving the protein MTKPAISLVLCDLDGTLLNGESKLSKRNREALAAVANTGVKVGIASGRDAYSIYEMVKSWEATDFISVIVAQNGAEFFDVETQAIRTSHLVEPDAFRRVMSHFSDLPVNFLIAEKGTYLAPFEDESLKRMAEWGQFKLGVDPNYDRLLTNPQAKLHLMCDPALMPGVIEHARTFSDPRLKGVRTGPQLFEYQDPALSKWNGVELAAEYFGIDPINNVMAFGDAENDLEMIRHVGVGVAMENACEDVKAVAGYHTSSNLDDGVAAFLAKWFELDI; this is encoded by the coding sequence ATGACGAAACCAGCAATCTCCCTTGTGCTTTGTGACCTCGATGGTACCTTGCTAAACGGCGAATCAAAGCTATCGAAACGGAACCGGGAAGCTTTGGCGGCGGTGGCAAACACTGGGGTCAAAGTGGGGATCGCTTCGGGACGAGATGCCTACTCGATTTATGAGATGGTGAAATCTTGGGAAGCCACCGATTTTATTTCGGTCATTGTCGCCCAAAATGGCGCCGAGTTTTTCGATGTTGAAACCCAGGCCATCCGGACTTCTCACCTTGTGGAACCGGATGCTTTCCGTCGCGTAATGTCGCACTTCTCCGATCTACCAGTCAACTTCCTTATCGCGGAAAAAGGAACCTACTTGGCGCCCTTCGAGGACGAATCTCTCAAGCGTATGGCGGAATGGGGGCAGTTTAAGCTAGGGGTAGATCCAAACTATGATCGTTTGTTGACTAACCCGCAGGCGAAACTGCACTTGATGTGTGATCCTGCTTTGATGCCTGGAGTGATTGAGCATGCCCGTACGTTCTCTGATCCGCGACTTAAAGGCGTGCGTACTGGCCCTCAGCTATTCGAATATCAAGATCCTGCTTTGTCCAAGTGGAATGGGGTGGAGCTAGCCGCCGAGTATTTCGGAATCGATCCGATAAATAATGTGATGGCATTCGGTGATGCCGAAAACGACCTCGAAATGATTCGCCATGTTGGGGTTGGTGTCGCCATGGAAAATGCCTGCGAGGACGTAAAGGCAGTGGCTGGCTATCACACTTCATCAAACCTCGATGATGGGGTGGCCGCTTTCCTTGCAAAGTGGTTTGAGCTTGACATTTAA
- a CDS encoding L,D-transpeptidase, with protein sequence MSNEFSEMNAATNPPAAEPKKRRGKKLWIALGLLVLLGAGTGGGAYAYAQQYQGKALPGTTVQGIDVAKKTPAEIEKSIMDALSQAKLEMKIQDQTLNPTWEELGVKVDAAAAAQSAVAKGSWMDYFKFNQTKSVAVPITIDPEAVTKYVDAHVPAGQQVGKPANVTMSEDGTKFDVTPSEPGKMPETNGLSDQVLAAAKDFKPLELNVPFSEKDPEFNTAKAEELAQAAQAQLDTKVTIKTPSYNYTPSQKRRASFIEITNKEGEAPAIKVNDQAITDWVGAVADDVYVSPRNAVKKVYPDGKEAAPPVAGREGKEVADATKITNEAIEAFKTGKETVIEPEIKSTPFKEVTKTIRPESVKLAYAPEDGEKWIDVNLSKHTATAYEGVKAVRGPVAMVNGAPKTPTVKGTFPIWLKRKTQTMRGPDYETPNVPWIMYFHGSYALHGAWWRSSFGYAGKNGSHGCINLPVGTAKWFYNWAPVGTKVVVHD encoded by the coding sequence ATGTCGAATGAATTCTCGGAAATGAACGCAGCAACCAACCCGCCTGCAGCGGAACCTAAGAAACGACGTGGCAAGAAGCTATGGATCGCCTTGGGCCTATTGGTACTGCTAGGTGCCGGTACTGGTGGCGGAGCCTACGCTTATGCTCAGCAGTACCAAGGGAAAGCGCTCCCTGGTACCACCGTGCAAGGCATTGACGTGGCGAAGAAAACTCCAGCAGAGATCGAAAAGTCCATCATGGATGCACTTTCGCAAGCCAAGTTGGAAATGAAAATTCAAGACCAGACTTTGAACCCTACTTGGGAAGAACTCGGGGTTAAGGTCGATGCTGCTGCCGCCGCACAATCCGCGGTTGCCAAGGGCAGTTGGATGGACTACTTCAAGTTCAACCAAACCAAGTCGGTTGCAGTGCCAATCACCATTGATCCTGAAGCAGTAACCAAGTATGTGGATGCGCACGTTCCGGCAGGACAGCAGGTTGGAAAGCCGGCAAATGTCACCATGTCCGAGGATGGTACCAAGTTTGACGTGACGCCCTCGGAACCTGGCAAAATGCCTGAAACCAATGGACTTTCCGACCAAGTGCTTGCTGCTGCCAAAGATTTTAAGCCGCTGGAATTGAACGTGCCTTTCTCCGAAAAGGATCCTGAGTTCAATACCGCCAAGGCAGAAGAGTTAGCCCAGGCGGCACAAGCGCAACTCGACACCAAGGTCACCATTAAGACCCCGAGCTACAACTACACTCCGAGCCAGAAGCGTCGCGCCAGCTTTATTGAAATCACCAATAAGGAAGGCGAAGCGCCAGCGATTAAGGTTAACGATCAGGCAATTACTGACTGGGTTGGCGCTGTCGCTGATGACGTTTACGTCTCTCCTCGTAACGCAGTTAAGAAGGTCTACCCAGACGGGAAAGAAGCTGCCCCACCGGTAGCCGGCCGTGAAGGTAAAGAAGTAGCCGACGCTACCAAGATCACCAACGAAGCCATCGAGGCTTTCAAGACCGGTAAAGAGACTGTTATTGAGCCAGAGATTAAGTCGACACCGTTTAAGGAAGTCACCAAGACTATCCGTCCCGAAAGTGTCAAGCTGGCATACGCTCCAGAAGATGGGGAAAAGTGGATTGATGTGAATCTTTCCAAGCACACCGCTACCGCCTATGAAGGCGTAAAGGCAGTGCGCGGCCCAGTTGCCATGGTAAATGGTGCTCCCAAGACTCCGACTGTTAAGGGGACTTTCCCGATCTGGTTAAAGCGCAAGACCCAGACCATGCGTGGCCCTGACTACGAAACCCCGAACGTACCGTGGATTATGTACTTCCACGGCAGCTACGCTTTGCATGGTGCCTGGTGGCGTTCCAGCTTCGGTTACGCCGGAAAGAATGGTTCCCATGGCTGCATTAACCTACCAGTTGGTACGGCCAAGTGGTTCTACAACTGGGCTCCCGTTGGCACCAAGGTTGTAGTGCACGACTGA
- a CDS encoding ATP-dependent RNA helicase, whose amino-acid sequence MTLAKAPFAQFAEDDFGLPLAQKREDLTSAILRRQNLLLEAPAGSGKSTLVPPLVQHLVSTSNLGVTPGQKTLLVQPRQLAARAMAGRIASLLKEQPGESVGFSVRGESALGPQTQLEIVTGGVLVRKLQADPELSEYHTVILDEIHERHLDYDLALAFLLDTQELRDDLVIIAMSATLPPSGLASLLKISSSQNQLTLPAPSHPLTVHWAPPATSASALASLGQAGARLGVSNEFLEHAANTALTALEQGQNDVLVFLPGLSEIKRTHQLLTPKLPAEVEILEIHSSLAKEHQDRIFRPDPKRRIILSSSIAQSALTIPRVSSVVDSGLERRSHTDFERQVSTLVTRSTSQANGIQRAGRANRLGPGQVWRLFSEQSWARMPAQSEPEILHSELTSLVLACADWGAKITDLAWLNQPPTPAVQAAQRVLHGLGALNRDGNITPLGKALSQLGLDPRLGRALLIGRAIFPPSTVAEIVAMLEVTDQSLPTDLFDRWRALQTGRPYSTKAWRQNAKRLMQLMDVNKVTSLLGEHDFAELKTFWQEDQAKLPETMVAIITALAFPALLGRNRQLEPKKAGNGNGASLSSSGANSLALTRYQLVGGMGAQCATSAPFANSPWLAIGSLTLPAGSSTGEIRTAIALPENLDPLYLAPNWVETNETISLAEDGSGFQLWQENKFGAIALHRQRVPKADPKRLQEAFQNWLSPATASLVPWSQTAEANFERYQWLRAQSGETVSREELVVEAKDILATKIEANGALPKFDQNTFFTVIGWENQSGLAQTAPEEVSISGRNYRVDYSQEPPRIRGKLQWFFGQTQQIFLANGSVPLSIELLSPAQRPLALTNDLGSFWQGAYQQVRAQMRGRYPKHAWPEHPENETPAK is encoded by the coding sequence GTGACTTTAGCGAAGGCTCCTTTCGCCCAGTTTGCCGAGGACGATTTCGGGCTACCGCTTGCCCAAAAACGTGAGGATTTAACCTCTGCGATTCTAAGACGCCAAAACTTGCTGCTGGAAGCTCCTGCAGGTAGCGGTAAAAGTACCCTAGTTCCACCGCTGGTCCAGCATCTCGTGAGCACAAGTAACCTTGGCGTCACACCCGGCCAAAAGACACTACTGGTGCAGCCTCGGCAGCTAGCAGCCCGGGCCATGGCCGGGCGCATTGCTTCACTCCTAAAAGAACAACCTGGTGAAAGTGTGGGCTTTAGCGTGCGCGGAGAAAGCGCCCTCGGCCCGCAAACCCAGTTGGAGATTGTCACCGGAGGCGTCCTCGTTAGGAAACTACAGGCTGATCCAGAGTTAAGCGAGTACCACACGGTGATTCTGGATGAAATCCACGAACGGCATTTGGACTACGATTTAGCCCTAGCTTTTTTGCTCGATACGCAAGAGCTTCGCGATGACCTCGTCATTATTGCCATGTCGGCAACTTTGCCACCTAGTGGTCTCGCTTCGTTGTTGAAAATCTCGTCCAGTCAAAATCAGCTGACTCTTCCAGCCCCCTCACACCCGCTGACAGTCCACTGGGCACCTCCTGCCACCTCGGCAAGCGCTCTGGCTAGTCTGGGGCAGGCAGGTGCACGATTAGGGGTCTCAAATGAATTTCTCGAGCACGCGGCTAACACTGCCTTGACCGCCCTCGAGCAAGGGCAAAACGATGTACTGGTCTTTCTTCCTGGACTTTCCGAGATAAAACGAACCCATCAGCTTTTGACCCCAAAGCTGCCCGCCGAGGTCGAAATTCTAGAAATCCACTCTTCCCTAGCGAAGGAGCATCAGGACCGGATCTTTCGCCCTGACCCTAAGCGAAGGATTATCCTGTCCTCCTCGATTGCCCAGTCAGCTTTAACGATTCCACGAGTTTCCAGCGTGGTTGATTCTGGGTTAGAAAGACGTAGCCACACCGATTTCGAACGCCAAGTTAGTACACTGGTAACTCGCTCAACGTCACAGGCCAATGGAATCCAACGTGCGGGGCGAGCCAATCGTTTGGGACCTGGCCAAGTGTGGCGACTTTTTTCTGAACAAAGTTGGGCACGCATGCCAGCCCAATCTGAACCAGAGATTTTACATTCAGAACTCACTTCGCTCGTGCTGGCTTGTGCCGACTGGGGCGCCAAGATTACGGATCTTGCTTGGCTAAATCAGCCACCCACACCTGCTGTGCAAGCAGCACAACGGGTATTACATGGTTTAGGCGCACTAAATCGTGACGGAAATATTACTCCGCTTGGTAAAGCCCTCAGTCAACTCGGTCTCGACCCTAGACTAGGTAGGGCACTCCTGATCGGACGGGCAATCTTTCCCCCCAGCACTGTAGCTGAAATTGTCGCCATGTTGGAGGTTACCGACCAGTCATTACCAACAGATCTTTTTGATCGTTGGCGAGCGTTACAAACCGGACGTCCATATAGCACTAAAGCTTGGCGTCAAAATGCCAAACGTTTAATGCAGCTAATGGACGTAAACAAAGTAACGTCCTTGCTTGGGGAACATGACTTTGCCGAGTTGAAAACCTTTTGGCAAGAGGACCAAGCAAAGTTGCCAGAAACTATGGTGGCGATTATTACTGCGCTGGCATTTCCTGCATTATTGGGGCGAAATCGTCAACTTGAACCGAAGAAAGCTGGCAATGGTAATGGGGCTTCGCTTTCTAGCTCGGGAGCGAATAGCCTGGCGCTTACCCGCTATCAGCTGGTTGGTGGCATGGGGGCACAATGCGCTACGTCCGCGCCTTTTGCCAATTCACCTTGGTTGGCCATCGGCTCACTGACATTACCCGCCGGAAGTAGTACTGGCGAGATCCGAACTGCAATCGCCTTACCAGAGAACCTTGACCCACTTTACTTAGCCCCAAACTGGGTTGAAACCAATGAAACCATTTCTCTAGCCGAGGACGGCAGTGGCTTCCAGCTCTGGCAGGAGAATAAATTTGGGGCAATAGCGCTACATCGTCAGCGAGTGCCTAAAGCCGACCCGAAACGATTGCAGGAGGCTTTCCAAAATTGGCTTAGCCCCGCAACTGCCAGCCTTGTCCCATGGTCACAAACTGCCGAAGCAAACTTCGAAAGATACCAATGGCTTCGCGCCCAAAGTGGAGAAACAGTCTCTCGCGAAGAACTTGTGGTCGAAGCCAAAGACATTTTGGCCACGAAAATCGAAGCAAACGGCGCCTTACCAAAGTTTGATCAGAATACATTTTTCACGGTGATTGGCTGGGAAAACCAATCCGGTTTAGCTCAGACGGCACCGGAAGAAGTTAGCATTAGCGGCAGGAATTATCGGGTAGATTATTCTCAAGAGCCTCCCCGAATTCGTGGCAAATTGCAATGGTTTTTTGGGCAAACGCAACAGATTTTCCTTGCCAATGGCAGTGTTCCATTAAGTATCGAGTTGCTCTCCCCAGCACAACGCCCTTTGGCTTTAACCAATGATTTAGGAAGTTTCTGGCAAGGCGCCTACCAGCAAGTTCGGGCACAAATGCGAGGACGTTATCCCAAGCATGCTTGGCCCGAACACCCTGAGAATGAAACGCCAGCTAAATAA
- the udk gene encoding uridine kinase — protein sequence MTMQKPILVGIAGGTGSGKTTLTKAIANHFKEKITVINHDSYYRSHDDLPLAERAKLNFDDPAAFENELLTKQLEELLAGNSVESPTYDFPTHTRNQETVTLYPTQIIILEGILIFQDEAIRNLCDIKIFVDTDADVRLLRRIKRDIAMRGRTFESVEEQYLTTVKPMHELYVEPSKRHADLIVPEGGDNLVALEMLINRLERSVQ from the coding sequence ATGACTATGCAAAAACCAATCTTGGTGGGAATCGCCGGCGGTACCGGATCGGGCAAAACCACGTTAACCAAAGCCATTGCAAATCACTTTAAAGAAAAAATCACTGTGATTAATCACGATTCCTATTACCGCTCTCACGATGACCTTCCCCTTGCCGAGCGCGCAAAACTCAACTTTGACGACCCCGCTGCCTTTGAAAATGAGCTGCTAACCAAACAACTGGAAGAACTGTTAGCTGGAAACAGCGTTGAGTCCCCCACCTACGACTTTCCAACTCACACACGCAATCAGGAAACGGTTACGCTCTACCCTACCCAAATCATTATTTTGGAAGGCATCTTGATTTTCCAAGACGAAGCAATCCGCAATCTGTGCGACATCAAAATCTTTGTCGATACCGATGCCGACGTGCGACTATTACGCCGAATCAAACGCGACATCGCGATGCGTGGGCGCACCTTCGAGTCGGTAGAAGAACAGTATTTAACCACAGTCAAGCCCATGCATGAACTCTACGTCGAGCCTTCTAAACGCCATGCAGACCTGATTGTGCCCGAGGGCGGGGATAACCTAGTGGCGCTAGAAATGTTGATTAATCGTTTGGAACGTTCAGTCCAGTGA
- a CDS encoding methyltransferase domain-containing protein codes for MQCEYYQLDQCRSCTWLDLELETQHERKAEQVQEILPMIPAQAWLPMAYGPEAGFRAKAKMVVTGSWKDPQLGILNPDHSGQDLSQCPLYPKQMQELFPLLKTFIRLLRIPPYDVSRRSGELKMIHVWISPDNEFMVRWVLRSPKFLSQIKSKLPLLLAQVPALKVVSVNLLPEHVALTEGAEEIILTPQEHLPMRFAEQTLFLRPGGFFQTNLFVTPELYRQAAAWTADLEACRAVDLFCGVGGFALWLARPSWQVRGIEISEPAVAAAKMAVAVGLQRGTLPQDASLEFFAADASEVFALVGDWDPQVAVVNPPRRGIGPETVAWLAGSGVKRLIYSSCNPRSLAKDLSQLTDYEVSAARIFDLFPHTSHAEVMVKLERK; via the coding sequence ATGCAATGCGAATATTATCAGCTTGATCAGTGCCGGTCATGCACTTGGCTAGATTTAGAGCTGGAAACGCAACACGAGCGGAAAGCCGAACAGGTCCAAGAAATCCTTCCAATGATTCCAGCTCAGGCTTGGCTACCCATGGCATACGGGCCAGAAGCAGGGTTTAGAGCCAAAGCAAAGATGGTAGTTACCGGGAGTTGGAAGGATCCGCAGTTAGGGATTCTAAACCCGGATCATTCGGGACAGGATTTGTCGCAGTGTCCGTTGTACCCGAAGCAAATGCAGGAACTCTTTCCACTGTTGAAGACTTTCATTCGTCTGCTTAGGATTCCCCCTTACGATGTTTCGCGTCGTAGCGGGGAGCTGAAAATGATTCATGTGTGGATTAGCCCCGATAACGAGTTTATGGTTCGTTGGGTCCTTCGTAGCCCAAAGTTTTTATCGCAGATTAAATCGAAGCTGCCTTTGCTTTTGGCGCAAGTACCAGCGTTGAAAGTTGTTTCTGTAAACCTTCTACCTGAACATGTGGCGCTAACCGAGGGCGCTGAAGAAATTATTCTAACCCCGCAGGAGCATTTGCCTATGCGTTTTGCGGAACAGACTTTGTTCTTGCGACCAGGGGGATTTTTCCAAACGAACTTGTTTGTCACTCCAGAACTTTATCGGCAGGCCGCAGCTTGGACCGCGGATTTGGAGGCATGTCGGGCGGTAGATCTTTTTTGTGGCGTCGGTGGTTTTGCCCTTTGGCTGGCGCGTCCTAGCTGGCAGGTGCGTGGCATTGAAATTAGTGAACCGGCCGTGGCAGCCGCCAAAATGGCGGTGGCTGTCGGCTTGCAGCGAGGAACTTTGCCTCAGGATGCGAGCTTAGAGTTTTTTGCTGCCGATGCCAGTGAAGTTTTTGCTTTAGTGGGGGATTGGGATCCGCAAGTCGCGGTAGTAAATCCGCCACGGCGCGGAATCGGACCGGAGACGGTTGCGTGGTTAGCGGGCTCAGGGGTTAAACGTCTGATCTATTCGAGTTGTAATCCACGCAGTTTGGCCAAAGACTTGTCGCAGTTGACTGACTATGAGGTGAGTGCTGCTCGAATCTTTGATCTTTTCCCGCATACTTCTCACGCAGAAGTAATGGTGAAATTAGAGCGTAAATAA
- a CDS encoding dihydrofolate reductase codes for MPTQPTQTNPIRFGAIWAQTQSRIIGQGGDMPWRVPADFRHFKSATMGAPVLMGRKCWESLSLHPLPGRKNLVCTRNEDWQAEGAQVFNSLQAAKAYCETNLATTHEDSSSVPKNEYQVDAWVIGGGQIYEQSLPWVDVVVVSLLDLDITPTDADVFAPELDPNTWELDETLSDDDWREKSGDARWKVQVYRRR; via the coding sequence ATGCCAACGCAGCCAACCCAGACAAATCCCATCCGCTTCGGTGCTATTTGGGCTCAAACCCAAAGTCGTATCATCGGGCAGGGTGGGGATATGCCTTGGCGCGTGCCAGCAGATTTTAGGCATTTCAAATCCGCCACTATGGGAGCGCCGGTGTTAATGGGGCGCAAATGCTGGGAATCGCTCTCCCTTCACCCGCTTCCTGGTCGAAAGAACTTGGTCTGCACCCGCAATGAGGACTGGCAGGCCGAGGGCGCCCAAGTATTCAATTCGCTTCAAGCAGCCAAAGCTTATTGTGAAACAAACCTTGCTACCACACACGAGGATTCGTCCTCGGTGCCCAAAAATGAATACCAAGTTGACGCCTGGGTAATCGGTGGCGGGCAAATCTACGAACAATCACTTCCCTGGGTGGACGTGGTAGTAGTTTCTCTACTCGATCTGGACATTACGCCCACCGACGCCGATGTGTTTGCCCCAGAACTTGACCCAAATACTTGGGAACTGGATGAGACGCTTTCGGATGATGATTGGCGTGAAAAATCTGGCGATGCCCGATGGAAGGTTCAGGTTTATCGTCGCCGCTAG
- a CDS encoding thymidylate synthase, giving the protein MIDTQYEDLLADVLANGSDRMDRTGVGTRAVFARQLRYDLSKGFPLITTKKVFLKGVVAELLWFLQGTSNIGPLVDQGVHIWDEWADENGELGPVYGVQWRSWPSRDGGAIDQIAQLVNDLKQNPTSRRHIVSAWNVSELDRMALAPCHAFFQCYVADGKLSLQIYQRSADLFLGVPFNLASYSLLTHMLAQQTGLEVGEMIWTGGDCHIYSNHFEQVKTQLSRDAFEFPKLELVKASDIFSYQLEDVKVTDYQCHPGIKAPIAV; this is encoded by the coding sequence ATGATTGATACTCAGTATGAAGATTTGCTCGCTGATGTCCTAGCTAACGGTAGTGACCGAATGGATCGTACAGGCGTGGGTACACGAGCCGTGTTCGCCCGTCAGCTTCGCTACGACCTCTCTAAAGGATTCCCTCTCATCACCACTAAAAAAGTATTTCTTAAAGGTGTTGTGGCTGAATTATTGTGGTTCCTTCAAGGCACCAGCAATATTGGCCCCCTAGTCGATCAGGGCGTCCATATCTGGGATGAATGGGCCGATGAGAATGGTGAATTAGGGCCTGTCTACGGAGTACAGTGGCGTTCTTGGCCCAGCCGTGACGGTGGTGCCATCGATCAGATCGCTCAGCTTGTAAACGATTTGAAGCAGAACCCAACTTCTCGGCGTCATATTGTCAGTGCGTGGAATGTTTCTGAACTCGACCGGATGGCCTTGGCTCCCTGCCATGCTTTTTTCCAGTGCTACGTAGCTGATGGCAAGCTTAGCCTCCAGATTTACCAGCGCAGTGCGGATCTTTTCCTTGGGGTGCCGTTCAATCTGGCTTCCTACTCTTTGCTTACCCACATGCTGGCCCAACAAACGGGTCTAGAAGTTGGCGAAATGATTTGGACCGGCGGAGACTGCCATATCTACTCTAATCACTTTGAACAGGTAAAGACTCAGCTGTCTCGTGACGCTTTTGAGTTCCCGAAGTTGGAGCTCGTCAAAGCCAGCGATATTTTTAGTTACCAGCTCGAGGACGTTAAAGTCACCGATTATCAGTGCCATCCAGGTATCAAGGCCCCGATCGCGGTCTAA